A genomic segment from Streptosporangium roseum DSM 43021 encodes:
- a CDS encoding carbohydrate ABC transporter permease gives MSVSTPARRTGAAKAPVRGSGNTPGRRFRLGEPGTAWLFMTPALVLLAGMLLYPIIYTLWVSFSDFDLALFQPTGWVGWKNYEAVLRDPGFLESLKVTGIYLVIALPLQMVLGFAIAFLLNVAWRGRGVLRALFLIPMVVAPVVAGGIWRMLLDPLWGVVNYTLGLVGVGPVEWIGDPTLAMVSVILIDTWRWTPFVVLIAAAGIMALPGDVYEAAKSDGATRWQTMWHVTLPLLVPVMAAAFVVRWLGAVKMFDIALAATKGGPGNATNVVNLYIYEKGFRSLEFGSASSMATMVLIITMIITYFLFRISRRLENRW, from the coding sequence GTGAGTGTCTCCACTCCCGCACGCCGGACGGGGGCCGCCAAGGCCCCCGTCCGGGGTTCCGGGAACACCCCCGGACGGCGGTTCCGTCTCGGCGAGCCCGGCACCGCGTGGTTGTTCATGACCCCGGCGCTCGTCCTGCTGGCGGGCATGCTGCTCTATCCGATCATCTACACGCTGTGGGTGAGCTTCTCCGACTTCGACCTGGCGCTCTTCCAGCCCACCGGCTGGGTGGGCTGGAAGAACTACGAGGCGGTCCTGAGGGACCCGGGCTTCCTGGAGTCGCTGAAGGTCACCGGGATCTACCTGGTGATCGCGCTGCCGCTGCAGATGGTCCTCGGGTTCGCCATCGCCTTCCTGCTCAACGTGGCGTGGCGGGGCCGTGGCGTGCTGCGCGCGCTGTTCCTCATCCCGATGGTGGTCGCCCCGGTCGTGGCCGGCGGTATCTGGCGGATGCTGCTCGACCCGCTCTGGGGTGTGGTCAACTACACGCTCGGCCTGGTCGGCGTCGGGCCGGTGGAATGGATCGGCGACCCGACTCTCGCCATGGTCAGCGTCATCCTGATCGACACCTGGCGGTGGACGCCGTTCGTGGTCCTCATCGCCGCGGCCGGGATCATGGCCCTGCCCGGTGACGTGTACGAGGCGGCGAAGTCCGACGGCGCCACCCGGTGGCAGACGATGTGGCACGTCACGCTGCCGCTGCTGGTGCCGGTGATGGCCGCGGCCTTCGTGGTCCGCTGGCTCGGCGCGGTGAAGATGTTCGACATCGCGCTCGCCGCCACCAAGGGCGGTCCGGGCAACGCCACCAACGTGGTGAACCTCTACATCTACGAGAAGGGGTTCCGCAGCCTGGAGTTCGGCTCGGCCTCCTCGATGGCCACGATGGTGCTGATCATCACGATGATCATCACCTACTTTCTGTTCCGCATCAGCCGTCGTCTGGAGAACCGATGGTGA
- a CDS encoding YihY/virulence factor BrkB family protein, whose protein sequence is MSGEELSADHAWTTLRRYGRWHLIRDSFARFRYGDGMTNSRALAFQICLSIIPGAIALVGLSSVLNQEQLGQVLELTLSRIAPGAGVEAVKDVLADSHRQAGHTGGTLALWLGLATALFSLTSAMAQVERGANRIYGVERDRPFHRKYGKALLMAVTAGAFMTVGFVVMVGGGAIGRALAKVYGWNDGMMDAFTLVRWPVGFLLALLSASVLFRAAPRRRQPGHTWLAFGALVSLVLWTVFTLLLALYTERSGTFGATYGPLTAVMALLLWSFLSSMALFLGLAFAAQLEACRGGSAGPVEPDPGPTAEEEREPLVGAVGAAVGAAVRELARLWRRRREGRDRASEAGSRRGGAAAAARGHAGERAG, encoded by the coding sequence ATGAGCGGCGAGGAGCTCTCGGCCGACCACGCGTGGACGACCCTGCGCAGGTACGGCCGCTGGCACCTCATCCGTGACTCCTTCGCCAGATTCAGATACGGCGACGGAATGACCAACTCACGGGCACTGGCCTTCCAGATCTGCCTGTCCATCATCCCCGGCGCCATCGCGCTGGTCGGGCTGAGCTCGGTGCTCAACCAGGAGCAGCTCGGCCAGGTGCTGGAGCTGACCCTGAGCAGGATCGCTCCCGGGGCCGGGGTCGAGGCGGTCAAGGACGTGCTCGCCGACAGCCACCGGCAGGCGGGCCACACCGGAGGGACCCTCGCCCTGTGGCTCGGCCTGGCCACCGCGCTGTTCTCGCTGACCAGCGCCATGGCCCAGGTGGAGCGCGGGGCCAACCGCATATACGGCGTGGAACGCGACCGGCCGTTCCATCGCAAGTACGGCAAGGCCCTGCTGATGGCCGTCACCGCCGGCGCCTTCATGACCGTGGGCTTCGTGGTGATGGTCGGCGGCGGGGCGATCGGGCGGGCACTCGCCAAGGTCTACGGCTGGAACGACGGCATGATGGACGCGTTCACGCTGGTCCGCTGGCCGGTCGGATTCCTGCTGGCCCTGCTGTCGGCCTCGGTGCTGTTCCGCGCCGCCCCCCGGCGCAGGCAGCCGGGTCACACCTGGCTGGCGTTCGGCGCCCTGGTCTCACTCGTCCTGTGGACGGTCTTCACCCTGCTGCTGGCCCTGTACACCGAGCGCAGCGGCACCTTCGGCGCCACCTACGGCCCGCTCACCGCCGTCATGGCACTGCTGCTGTGGTCCTTCCTCAGCTCGATGGCACTCTTCCTCGGGCTGGCCTTCGCCGCGCAGCTGGAGGCGTGCCGCGGCGGGAGCGCGGGGCCGGTCGAACCGGATCCCGGGCCCACCGCCGAGGAGGAGCGGGAGCCCCTGGTGGGCGCCGTCGGCGCGGCGGTCGGCGCGGCCGTGCGGGAACTGGCGCGGCTCTGGCGCAGGCGCCGGGAGGGCCGGGACCGGGCATCGGAGGCGGGGAGCCGGCGGGGCGGCGCCGCGGCGGCGGCCCGCGGCCACGCCGGTGAGCGCGCCGGCTGA
- a CDS encoding GntR family transcriptional regulator, whose product MTEMFPPPERPQPFRTKAELAAEHIKQMIMSGQTPPGTKILTRVVAQAVGISDTPVREAIKQLVSEEWLVERPHIGAVVADFTVENVRELYGIRAALASLALQLHPAPLSGQRLLAIDEVLAASAVAIDTSDVASFARLNRRFHSLICDTEQSRLVHRMLVGLWSKTETAQRGFRLVPWRLPKSHAEHVAIRDALVEGDIARASELQHAHETAAMNALIEAMDGET is encoded by the coding sequence ATGACAGAGATGTTCCCCCCACCGGAGCGGCCGCAGCCGTTCCGCACCAAGGCAGAGCTCGCGGCCGAGCACATCAAGCAAATGATCATGTCGGGCCAGACCCCGCCCGGCACGAAGATCCTCACCAGGGTGGTGGCCCAGGCCGTCGGCATCAGCGACACCCCGGTACGTGAGGCCATCAAGCAGCTCGTCTCCGAGGAGTGGCTCGTCGAGCGCCCGCACATCGGCGCGGTGGTCGCCGACTTCACCGTGGAGAACGTGCGGGAGCTGTACGGCATCCGCGCCGCGCTGGCCTCCCTGGCCCTCCAGCTCCACCCGGCCCCGCTCAGCGGTCAGCGGCTGCTGGCGATAGACGAGGTCCTCGCGGCCTCGGCCGTGGCCATCGACACCAGCGACGTCGCCTCGTTCGCCCGGCTGAACCGCCGGTTCCACTCGCTGATCTGCGACACCGAGCAGTCCCGGCTGGTGCACCGGATGCTGGTGGGCCTGTGGTCGAAGACCGAGACGGCCCAGCGCGGCTTCCGGCTGGTCCCCTGGCGGCTTCCCAAATCCCACGCCGAGCACGTGGCGATAAGGGACGCGCTCGTCGAAGGGGACATCGCCCGCGCGAGCGAGCTGCAGCACGCCCACGAGACGGCCGCGATGAACGCATTGATCGAAGCGATGGACGGTGAGACATGA
- a CDS encoding mandelate racemase/muconate lactonizing enzyme family protein, producing MRIRDVRARLIELPYPRPFVPSWAPEGAHRSMSAVIVEVETDEGVIGVAGGDMGHDTGPLLLETIRGWIRPRLVGMDLFATGHIANHLRYVAEYVFPRPWVVGVAVWDAVGKACGRPLYKLWGGHAGKVRAYASFGEVRAPEQRAEDALRVVSEGFAGVKLRVHADTIAEDVAQVAAVREAVGPEVAIMVDANQAAARWRYRPDGSRMLWDFDRALTTARELADLGVAWLEEPLPRHDYRALRELTAASPIPIAGGEHNRGIGQLVRMLEDDCFTIYQPDANESEDIAALRDFGAMAAARHRRVIPHAWATGLGVAGNLQLCAALPNCDWLEYPYDPPVIIPEVFHVMLTEPLLPDSTGLVAVPELPGLGVELDHAAIEPLTVQRV from the coding sequence ATGAGAATCCGAGATGTCCGGGCACGCCTCATCGAGCTGCCCTACCCGCGCCCGTTCGTCCCGTCGTGGGCTCCCGAGGGCGCCCACCGGAGCATGTCCGCCGTGATTGTCGAGGTCGAGACCGACGAGGGCGTGATCGGCGTCGCGGGCGGCGACATGGGGCACGACACCGGGCCGCTGCTGCTGGAGACCATCAGGGGATGGATCCGGCCCCGGCTGGTCGGGATGGACCTGTTCGCCACCGGACACATCGCCAACCACCTGCGCTACGTGGCCGAGTACGTCTTCCCGCGCCCGTGGGTGGTGGGCGTGGCCGTCTGGGACGCGGTGGGCAAGGCCTGCGGCCGCCCGCTGTACAAGCTCTGGGGCGGGCACGCCGGCAAGGTCCGCGCCTACGCCAGCTTCGGCGAGGTCCGCGCTCCCGAGCAGCGGGCCGAGGACGCGCTGCGCGTGGTGTCGGAGGGCTTCGCCGGGGTGAAGCTGCGCGTCCACGCCGACACGATCGCCGAGGACGTCGCCCAGGTCGCGGCGGTCCGCGAGGCCGTCGGCCCGGAGGTCGCCATCATGGTGGACGCCAACCAGGCGGCGGCGCGCTGGCGCTACCGGCCCGACGGCAGCCGCATGCTGTGGGACTTCGACAGGGCGCTGACCACCGCGCGGGAGCTGGCCGACCTGGGCGTCGCCTGGCTGGAGGAGCCGCTCCCCCGCCACGACTACCGCGCGCTGCGCGAGCTCACCGCGGCCTCGCCGATCCCCATCGCCGGAGGCGAGCACAACCGGGGCATCGGCCAGCTCGTCCGGATGCTGGAGGACGACTGCTTCACCATCTACCAGCCGGACGCCAACGAGAGCGAGGACATCGCCGCCCTGCGCGACTTCGGCGCGATGGCCGCCGCCAGGCACCGCCGGGTCATCCCGCACGCCTGGGCCACCGGGCTCGGCGTGGCGGGCAACCTGCAGCTGTGCGCCGCGCTGCCCAACTGCGACTGGCTGGAATACCCCTACGATCCTCCAGTGATCATTCCGGAGGTTTTCCACGTCATGCTCACCGAGCCGCTCCTGCCCGATTCCACCGGGCTGGTAGCCGTTCCGGAGCTCCCCGGTCTGGGTGTAGAGCTGGACCACGCGGCGATCGAGCCGCTGACCGTCCAACGGGTCTGA
- a CDS encoding ABC transporter substrate-binding protein: MRRSLRLAAAATALGLTITACGSTAPEVSADGGGLGTAENPVSIRVIANDAFAKQWQDQLVPEFNKKYPNIKVSVDGVPYNDQLPKTMLELTGPTATYDVVLGDDPWVPQLAKTGGLMDLKADVTKWTDPGYDWADFNPSPLAAGQWDGKQYAVPVRSNLLLMLYNKTLYKKAGVQEPTTETTWEQYFKDAEKLVQDTDGDGKTDAWAIGTYFTKDPLTPTIWQTVLNSNGVALLDDNLKVAFDNETGVKALQTHVDLLKYAPPGASTYQFNEPLEAFRQGRTATMFMWGSVYKGSAVDKASTTLTPEEVGVTTLPAGSAGPGAHRGVWSAGIAKKSQHPAAAWTWLQWVTSKEGEKFTGSAFGTFPARNSSLDGTPPAEWAAPVYKALKDGYTVVDKNKMWRPRLPESDAVQQILALQTSRAMSGQATSEQAIDQAAKDVTELLKSKGYQQ; encoded by the coding sequence ATGCGCCGTTCCCTCCGGCTGGCCGCGGCAGCCACCGCGCTCGGCCTGACGATCACAGCTTGCGGCTCGACGGCACCCGAGGTCTCCGCCGACGGCGGCGGACTCGGCACGGCGGAGAACCCCGTGTCGATCAGGGTCATCGCCAACGACGCCTTCGCCAAGCAGTGGCAGGACCAGCTGGTCCCCGAGTTCAACAAGAAGTACCCGAACATCAAGGTCTCGGTGGACGGCGTGCCGTACAACGACCAGCTTCCCAAGACCATGCTGGAGCTGACCGGGCCCACCGCGACGTACGACGTGGTGCTCGGCGACGACCCGTGGGTCCCGCAGCTCGCCAAGACCGGCGGCCTGATGGACCTCAAGGCCGACGTGACCAAGTGGACCGACCCGGGCTACGACTGGGCCGACTTCAACCCCTCCCCGCTCGCCGCGGGCCAGTGGGACGGCAAGCAGTACGCCGTCCCGGTCCGCTCCAACCTGCTGCTGATGCTCTACAACAAGACGCTGTACAAGAAGGCCGGGGTCCAGGAACCCACCACGGAGACGACGTGGGAGCAGTACTTCAAGGACGCCGAGAAGCTGGTCCAGGACACCGACGGCGACGGGAAGACCGACGCCTGGGCGATCGGCACCTACTTCACCAAGGACCCGCTCACCCCGACGATCTGGCAGACCGTCCTGAACTCCAACGGCGTGGCGCTGCTGGATGACAACCTCAAGGTCGCCTTCGACAACGAGACCGGCGTGAAGGCCCTTCAGACCCACGTCGACCTGCTGAAGTACGCCCCGCCGGGAGCGAGCACCTACCAGTTCAACGAGCCGCTCGAGGCCTTCCGCCAGGGCAGGACCGCCACCATGTTCATGTGGGGCAGCGTCTACAAGGGCTCGGCGGTGGACAAGGCGTCCACCACGCTGACGCCCGAGGAGGTCGGCGTCACCACCCTTCCGGCGGGTTCGGCCGGTCCGGGTGCGCACCGCGGTGTCTGGTCGGCGGGCATCGCCAAGAAGTCCCAGCACCCGGCCGCCGCGTGGACGTGGCTGCAGTGGGTCACCTCCAAGGAGGGCGAGAAGTTCACCGGGAGCGCGTTCGGGACGTTCCCGGCGCGTAACTCCTCGCTGGACGGCACCCCGCCGGCCGAGTGGGCCGCCCCCGTCTACAAGGCGCTCAAGGACGGCTACACCGTGGTGGACAAGAACAAGATGTGGCGCCCGCGGCTCCCCGAGTCCGACGCGGTCCAGCAGATCCTCGCTCTGCAGACGAGCCGGGCGATGTCCGGCCAGGCGACCTCGGAGCAGGCGATCGACCAGGCGGCGAAGGACGTCACCGAGCTGCTGAAGTCCAAGGGCTACCAGCAGTGA
- a CDS encoding phosphotransferase family protein has product MRFQPIERSAQAFQRPVTGEEIQSICHRVFGAETRAVSAVELGLGMYNTTYRVTVTGQERPVILRIAPEPERQFRSERQLMRNEYASVPWLTAIAPLMPRVIAADWSHEVIGRDWMVQSLLDGVPAPERLGAYPRSARPGFFRQMGAIAKTVHAVRGPHFGPVAGPPHTTWSQAVIASLQDITADLDGLGLDAADLRKVTAVAAEHHTVLDEITEPRMLSGDLWTVNVMLDGTAPEPVIIGVLDMDRTLWGDPSADWTIRMALARPGTERDAFWDGDGYGAPDRSASAVWRSRIYEARHIGAIRLERHRLGNAEGLRGTYDDLASVLAELT; this is encoded by the coding sequence ATGAGATTCCAGCCGATCGAGCGCAGCGCGCAGGCGTTCCAGCGGCCGGTGACCGGGGAGGAGATCCAGTCGATCTGTCACCGCGTCTTCGGCGCCGAAACCCGTGCCGTCTCCGCCGTCGAACTGGGCCTCGGGATGTACAACACCACCTACCGCGTCACCGTGACCGGGCAGGAACGACCGGTGATCCTGCGGATCGCCCCGGAGCCGGAGCGGCAGTTCCGGTCCGAGCGGCAGCTGATGCGCAACGAGTACGCGAGCGTGCCGTGGCTCACGGCGATCGCGCCGCTGATGCCGCGGGTGATCGCGGCGGACTGGTCGCACGAGGTGATCGGCCGGGACTGGATGGTTCAGAGCCTGCTCGACGGCGTGCCCGCCCCGGAGCGCCTCGGCGCCTATCCGCGTTCGGCCCGGCCCGGCTTCTTCCGGCAGATGGGCGCGATCGCCAAGACGGTGCACGCGGTGCGCGGCCCGCACTTCGGTCCCGTCGCCGGGCCGCCGCACACCACCTGGAGCCAGGCGGTGATCGCGTCTCTGCAGGACATCACCGCCGACCTGGACGGCCTCGGGCTGGACGCCGCAGACCTGCGCAAGGTCACGGCCGTCGCCGCCGAACATCACACGGTCCTCGACGAGATCACGGAGCCGCGCATGCTCTCCGGCGACCTGTGGACCGTCAACGTGATGCTCGACGGCACGGCCCCGGAGCCCGTGATCATCGGCGTGCTGGACATGGACCGGACCCTGTGGGGCGATCCCTCGGCGGACTGGACGATCCGGATGGCGCTGGCCAGGCCCGGCACCGAACGGGACGCGTTCTGGGACGGCGACGGCTACGGCGCGCCGGATCGCTCTGCCTCCGCGGTGTGGCGCTCGCGGATCTACGAGGCCCGCCATATCGGGGCCATCCGCCTGGAGCGCCACCGCCTGGGCAACGCCGAGGGCCTCCGCGGCACCTACGACGACCTGGCGTCGGTGCTGGCCGAGCTGACCTGA
- a CDS encoding styrene monooxygenase/indole monooxygenase family protein: protein MTSKGIGVVGAGISGLTLALRLQQLGVDVTLYADSSADEMRRSRLPNTVARMKSTRAREQALGSEHFTPAVSLSDTAKISIKGEPPLEFQGSLEHPFHALDFRLLIPAFLDDFTSRGGRLVVTEGSPGAAEVETWSADHELIVVAAGRRSVAELFPRDDRRSPYDRPQRSLLAGLYTGIAPAGFSYNVSPGCGEIFQMPMWTRDGLAAGMLVEAIPGGPLEPFTRLSYPDDPRAFTRTLEKVLAEHAPRIAERIDSGSFAPLGPDDLLQGAVTPVVRTPVAKLSTGRVALAIGDAWITNDPITGQGANLGSHCAWVTAEAIAGGGPYGEEFGRSVAAEMWRVAGPVTEWSNSFLQPPTEHVFRLFAGAAVDRGLADRFVNLFSDPVAAWAVFSDPAQVDALLAASEVSLPAAS from the coding sequence ATGACCTCCAAGGGAATCGGCGTCGTCGGCGCCGGGATTTCCGGTCTCACGCTGGCTCTGCGGCTGCAGCAGCTCGGCGTGGACGTGACCCTCTACGCCGACAGCTCCGCCGACGAGATGAGGCGGAGCCGGCTGCCCAACACCGTCGCCCGGATGAAGTCCACCCGCGCCCGCGAGCAGGCACTGGGCAGCGAGCACTTCACGCCGGCCGTCAGCCTGTCGGACACCGCGAAGATCTCGATCAAGGGCGAGCCGCCGCTGGAGTTCCAGGGCTCGCTGGAGCACCCCTTCCACGCGCTCGACTTCCGTCTCCTGATCCCCGCCTTCCTCGACGACTTCACCTCCCGCGGAGGGCGGCTGGTGGTGACGGAGGGCTCCCCCGGCGCGGCGGAGGTCGAGACGTGGTCGGCGGACCACGAGCTGATCGTGGTGGCGGCCGGGCGGCGTTCGGTGGCCGAGCTGTTCCCCCGCGACGACCGCCGCTCTCCCTACGACCGCCCGCAGCGGTCGCTGCTGGCGGGGCTCTACACCGGCATCGCTCCGGCGGGCTTCAGCTACAACGTCTCGCCGGGCTGCGGGGAGATCTTCCAGATGCCGATGTGGACGCGGGACGGCCTGGCCGCCGGGATGCTGGTCGAGGCGATCCCGGGCGGCCCGCTGGAGCCTTTCACCCGGCTCTCCTACCCGGACGACCCGCGCGCCTTCACCCGGACGCTGGAGAAGGTGCTGGCGGAGCACGCGCCGCGGATCGCCGAGCGGATCGACTCCGGCTCGTTCGCCCCGCTCGGTCCCGACGACCTGCTCCAGGGCGCGGTCACACCGGTGGTCCGCACACCGGTCGCGAAGCTCTCCACCGGGCGGGTCGCCCTCGCCATAGGCGACGCCTGGATCACCAACGATCCGATCACCGGCCAGGGCGCCAACCTCGGCTCGCACTGTGCCTGGGTGACCGCCGAGGCCATCGCCGGGGGCGGGCCGTACGGGGAGGAGTTCGGCCGTTCCGTGGCCGCCGAGATGTGGCGGGTCGCCGGACCGGTCACCGAGTGGAGCAACTCCTTCCTCCAGCCGCCCACCGAGCACGTCTTCCGGCTTTTCGCCGGCGCCGCCGTGGACAGGGGCCTGGCGGACCGCTTCGTCAACCTGTTCAGCGACCCCGTCGCCGCCTGGGCCGTGTTCTCCGACCCGGCCCAGGTCGACGCCCTGCTGGCCGCCTCGGAGGTCTCCCTGCCCGCGGCGTCATGA
- a CDS encoding carbohydrate ABC transporter permease, protein MVSTSAPAPKGRGAGRSSLGRIATIAAAILVTLAFLYPVIYMVSISFKLPKDIFTVPPKWISQVTFDNYVSYFNQARILPRMINTIIVASGASIISMVAGSMAGYALSRMRMRGAGVVGGLILASRAVPPIALVVPMFLVARKMGLTDQYITVILAYVTFLVPYVVWLMRAFFKSLPKELEEAAMIDGCSRFGAFFRIIVPCSLTGMVSTLIFCIILAWEELLFALILTNDKAVTIPVAIAGIAADTEHGGLWGPLAAVGTLTVLPVVIFALAVQKYLIKGLADGATKG, encoded by the coding sequence ATGGTGAGCACCAGCGCCCCGGCGCCGAAGGGCCGCGGGGCCGGCCGGAGCAGCCTGGGACGGATCGCGACGATCGCCGCCGCGATCCTGGTCACGCTGGCCTTCCTGTACCCCGTGATCTACATGGTCAGCATCTCGTTCAAGCTGCCCAAGGACATCTTCACCGTCCCGCCGAAGTGGATCAGCCAGGTCACCTTCGACAACTACGTCAGCTACTTCAACCAGGCCCGCATCCTGCCTCGCATGATCAACACGATCATCGTGGCGTCGGGCGCGTCGATCATCTCGATGGTCGCCGGGTCGATGGCCGGGTACGCGCTGTCCCGCATGAGGATGCGCGGCGCGGGCGTCGTGGGCGGCCTCATCCTGGCCTCGCGCGCGGTGCCGCCGATCGCGCTGGTCGTGCCGATGTTCCTGGTGGCCCGCAAGATGGGGCTGACCGACCAGTACATCACCGTGATCCTCGCCTACGTGACCTTCCTGGTCCCGTACGTCGTCTGGCTGATGCGCGCGTTCTTCAAGAGCCTGCCCAAGGAGCTGGAGGAGGCCGCGATGATCGACGGCTGCTCCCGGTTCGGGGCGTTCTTCCGGATCATCGTGCCGTGCAGCCTCACCGGAATGGTCTCCACTCTGATCTTCTGCATCATCCTGGCCTGGGAGGAGCTGCTGTTCGCCCTGATCCTCACCAACGACAAGGCCGTCACCATCCCGGTGGCCATCGCGGGGATCGCGGCCGACACCGAGCACGGCGGGCTCTGGGGTCCCCTGGCCGCCGTGGGCACGCTCACCGTGCTTCCCGTGGTGATCTTCGCCCTGGCCGTGCAGAAGTACCTGATCAAGGGCCTCGCGGACGGAGCGACCAAGGGATGA
- a CDS encoding zinc-binding dehydrogenase: MSTAARAAIVVDAAGAVEIRSYAVPEPGPGEFVLKLELCGVCGTDAHISRGRLASVTFPALLGHEIVGTLAALGEGVTADHGGRPVAVGDRVGVFPALSCGRCYQCQVRRRPANCPDRRPSYGFKSPVTTPPHLTGGFAEYLHAANAGTVFYRTDLPPEVAVLQEPMSVALHGIERGSVGVGSTVVVQGVGAIGLMAVVAARAAGAHRVVAVGAPAARLELAAALGADATVSIHDLTGVAERRSAVFDALGSPGADCVIGASGSPEAFMEAIGLVADGGVLAELGNFTDRGTVPFNPFSDLLKRDITIAGVYGAGPDMLRRYHQALLILERGGWPYDRVVSHRVPLERVGEALAALGGGSPLDGREIVKLAIDPTA, translated from the coding sequence ATGAGCACAGCGGCGCGAGCAGCGATCGTCGTGGACGCCGCGGGCGCGGTGGAGATCCGGTCCTACGCCGTGCCGGAGCCCGGTCCGGGCGAGTTCGTTCTCAAGCTGGAGCTGTGCGGCGTCTGCGGCACCGACGCGCACATCTCCCGGGGGCGCCTGGCCAGCGTCACCTTCCCCGCCCTGCTGGGACACGAGATCGTCGGCACCCTGGCCGCCCTCGGCGAGGGGGTGACCGCCGACCACGGCGGCCGCCCCGTGGCCGTGGGCGACCGCGTCGGCGTCTTCCCCGCGCTGAGCTGTGGTCGCTGCTACCAGTGCCAGGTACGGCGCCGCCCCGCCAACTGCCCCGACCGGCGGCCCTCCTACGGATTCAAGTCTCCGGTGACGACCCCGCCGCACCTCACCGGCGGGTTCGCCGAATACCTCCACGCCGCCAACGCCGGCACGGTGTTCTACCGGACGGACCTGCCCCCCGAGGTCGCGGTCCTGCAGGAGCCGATGTCGGTGGCGCTGCACGGGATCGAGCGGGGCTCGGTCGGCGTCGGCTCCACCGTGGTCGTCCAGGGCGTGGGCGCGATCGGGCTGATGGCCGTGGTCGCGGCCCGCGCGGCGGGGGCGCACCGGGTCGTCGCGGTGGGGGCCCCCGCCGCCCGGCTGGAGCTGGCGGCCGCGCTCGGGGCGGACGCGACGGTGAGCATCCACGACCTGACCGGCGTGGCCGAGCGCCGCAGCGCGGTGTTCGACGCCCTCGGCTCGCCCGGGGCGGACTGCGTGATAGGCGCCAGCGGCTCGCCGGAGGCCTTCATGGAGGCCATCGGCCTGGTGGCCGACGGCGGCGTGCTCGCCGAACTGGGCAACTTCACCGACCGGGGGACGGTGCCCTTCAACCCCTTCAGCGACCTGCTGAAGCGTGACATCACCATCGCCGGCGTCTACGGCGCCGGCCCCGACATGCTGCGCCGCTACCACCAGGCGCTGCTCATCCTGGAACGCGGCGGCTGGCCGTACGACCGTGTGGTCAGCCACCGGGTGCCGCTGGAGCGGGTGGGCGAGGCCCTCGCCGCCCTCGGTGGCGGCTCGCCCCTCGACGGCCGGGAGATCGTCAAACTCGCGATCGACCCCACCGCCTGA
- a CDS encoding low molecular weight protein-tyrosine-phosphatase, which translates to MSYRVCVVCMGNICRSPMAEVVLRKTLADHGLGDVVSVDSAGTGGWHQGHPMDERASAMLADNGYDGSSHRARQFLAGWFGQVDLVLAMDTDNLRALRRLAPAGSDVRLFRSFDPAAPPGAEVPDPYYGDREGFADVLEMVRAASEGLAEHLSRTLRR; encoded by the coding sequence ATGAGCTACCGCGTATGCGTCGTGTGCATGGGGAACATCTGCCGCTCCCCGATGGCCGAGGTCGTGCTGAGGAAGACGCTGGCCGACCACGGGCTGGGCGATGTCGTCTCGGTCGACAGCGCGGGCACGGGCGGCTGGCATCAGGGCCACCCGATGGACGAGCGGGCCTCGGCGATGCTGGCCGACAACGGCTACGACGGCTCCTCGCACCGGGCCAGGCAGTTCCTGGCCGGCTGGTTCGGGCAGGTGGACCTGGTGCTGGCGATGGACACGGACAACCTGCGGGCTCTGCGCCGCCTGGCCCCGGCCGGCTCCGACGTGCGGCTGTTCCGCTCGTTCGATCCGGCCGCGCCGCCCGGCGCCGAGGTGCCCGACCCCTACTACGGCGACCGCGAGGGCTTCGCCGACGTGCTGGAGATGGTCAGGGCCGCGTCCGAGGGACTCGCCGAGCACCTGTCGCGGACTCTGCGCCGCTGA